The DNA sequence GCCGCTCGTACATATCGAGCTTAAGCGGCGCGGCGTGGCAATCCGCGAAGCGTTCAACCAAATAAGCCGCTATCAGCGCGACAGCTTTTGGGCGGGGTCGGGTCTGTTCGAGTACGTGCAGATTTTCGTTATATCGAACGGCACGCACACGAAATATTACAGCAACACCACCCGCGAACTTTCCGTCAAAGAAGCGGCCGGCGTCCGCAAAACCAGGAAAACGTCCAACAGCTTCGAGTTTACGTCCTTTTGGGCGGACGCGAGCAACAAGGTCATCGCCGACCTCGTTGACTTCACAAAGACGTTTTTCGCCAAGCACACGATTTTGAATATCCTCACGCGCTATTGCGTGTTTACAAGCGAGGAACTGCTGCTCGTTATGCGCCCGTACCAAATTGCGGCGACGGAGCGGATTTTGAACCGTATTGAGATAGCGAACAACTATAAAAAATACGGTTCGGTTGACGGCGGCGGCTACATTTGGCACACTACGGGGAGCGGCAAGACGCTCACCAGCTTTAAGGCCGCGCAGCTTGCCGCAAGGCTTGACTATATCGATAAAGTGATATTTGTCGTTGACCGCAAAGACCTTGACTATCAGACAATGAAAGAATACGACCGCTTCCAGAAAGGCGCGGCGAACGGCAACAGTTCCACGCGGGTCCTGGCCCGTCAATTGGAGGACAGGGACGAAAAGGGCAACCCGCATATTTACAGCCTTATCGTCACGACGATTCAGAAGCTCGGCGTGTTTATCTCCAAAAACAAGGCGCACGACATTTTCAAAAAGCGCGTCGCGCTTATTTTCGACGAATGCCATCGCTCACAGTTCGGCGATATGCACACGGCAATAACCAAGACGTTCAAAAATTACCATATATTCGGCTTTACGGGTACGCCGATTTTCGCCGCCAACTCGTCAAGCGGCGGCAATCCGCTTTTGAAAACGACGGCGCAGGCGTTTGGCGACAAGCTCCACAGCTATACGATAGTGGACGCGATCAACGATGGCAACGTCCTGCCGTTCAGGATTGATTTCATTAACACCGTCAGGGAAAAGGACGGCGTAGCGGACAAGAAAATCAGCGCGATTGACGCGGAACGCGCCTTGCTCGACCCGCACCGCATATCGCTTGTGACGGATTATATCCTTGCCCATTTCGACCAAAAGACGAAACGGAGCGAGCATTACACGGTCAAGGGCAAACGCCTTGCCGGATTTAACTCCATATTCGCCGTGTCGGGCATACCTGCGGCGAAGCTGTACTATGAGGAGTTCAAGAACCGCAGCCACGGTTTGAAAGCGGCAACCATATTCAGCTACGCCGCCAATGAGGAGGACGCCGACGAGGAATTTGACAACGACAGGCTTGACAAAAACAGCCGCGATTTCCTTGAAGCGGCCATCGCGGACTATAACGCGATGTTCGCCACCAACTTCGATACCTCTGCGGATAAATTTCAGAATTATTACAAAGACCTTTCGCAGAGGGTAAAAGATCGCGAAGTTGATTTGCTTGTCGTGGTCAATATGTTCCTCACGGGCTTTGACGCTACGACGCTTAACACGCTGTGGGTTGACAAAAATTTGCGTCAGCACGGCTTGCTCCAAGCGTTCAGCCGCACCAACCGCATACTGAACAGCGTCAAGACTTTCGGCAACATCGTGTGCTTTCGCGACTTGAAACAAGCGACCGATGATGCGATTGCGCTCTTCGGCAACCGCGAGGCGGGCGGCATTGTGGTGATCCGCACGTTCCGCGAGTATATGGAAGGCTACGAAAAAGGCGGCGAGCACAAGCCGGGATATATTGAGCTTATCAAAACGCTTGCAACCGATTTCCCGCTCGACCGGCCGATTGTCGGGGAGGAAAACCAAAAGGAGTTTATCAAGCTGTTCGGCGCGATACTTAGGCTCAGGAACGTGCTTGCGGCGTTTGACGAGTTCGAGGGCAACGAAAGAATCGCCGAACGGGATTATCAGGACTATCAAGGCGTGTACCTTGACCTGAAGGACAAGTTCCGTC is a window from the Acidaminococcales bacterium genome containing:
- a CDS encoding type I restriction endonuclease subunit R, which encodes MSQVNIVAETPLETVVAEYAPVGSRSDAYQSEAALEAEFIRLLAAQGYEHVNIASEAALIENLRRQLERLNNMAFADAEWQRFFSSCVANANEGIVDKTRRIQDDYVQILRRDDGTTKNVYLLDKKHIHNNRLQAINQYETGDGTYKNRYDVTILVNGMPLVHIELKRRGVAIREAFNQISRYQRDSFWAGSGLFEYVQIFVISNGTHTKYYSNTTRELSVKEAAGVRKTRKTSNSFEFTSFWADASNKVIADLVDFTKTFFAKHTILNILTRYCVFTSEELLLVMRPYQIAATERILNRIEIANNYKKYGSVDGGGYIWHTTGSGKTLTSFKAAQLAARLDYIDKVIFVVDRKDLDYQTMKEYDRFQKGAANGNSSTRVLARQLEDRDEKGNPHIYSLIVTTIQKLGVFISKNKAHDIFKKRVALIFDECHRSQFGDMHTAITKTFKNYHIFGFTGTPIFAANSSSGGNPLLKTTAQAFGDKLHSYTIVDAINDGNVLPFRIDFINTVREKDGVADKKISAIDAERALLDPHRISLVTDYILAHFDQKTKRSEHYTVKGKRLAGFNSIFAVSGIPAAKLYYEEFKNRSHGLKAATIFSYAANEEDADEEFDNDRLDKNSRDFLEAAIADYNAMFATNFDTSADKFQNYYKDLSQRVKDREVDLLVVVNMFLTGFDATTLNTLWVDKNLRQHGLLQAFSRTNRILNSVKTFGNIVCFRDLKQATDDAIALFGNREAGGIVVIRTFREYMEGYEKGGEHKPGYIELIKTLATDFPLDRPIVGEENQKEFIKLFGAILRLRNVLAAFDEFEGNERIAERDYQDYQGVYLDLKDKFRPEGGEREEINDDIEFELELIRQIEVNIDYILILVAKYKDSNCKDKSILDSIYAAVRSSVRLRSKKELIEEFISRVNVQTEVEDDWQKFVREEAEKDLRSLIAEENLKDGETRKFMENAFRDGAVKTTGTDVDKILPPASRFGGGNRQEKKQGVVAKLLKFFEKYFGAV